Proteins encoded in a region of the Ursus arctos isolate Adak ecotype North America unplaced genomic scaffold, UrsArc2.0 scaffold_2, whole genome shotgun sequence genome:
- the CDK18 gene encoding cyclin-dependent kinase 18 isoform X2 has product MNKMKNFKRRLSLSVPRTETIEESLAEFTEQFNQLHNRRSEDLQLGPLGRDPQPESSTFSPTDSGEDPGQLSPGLQYRRQSQRRFSMEDTSKRLSLPMDIRLPQEFLQKLQLESPDLPKPLSRMSRRASLSDIGFGKLETYVKLDKLGEGTYATVFKGRSKLTENLVALKEIRLEHEEGAPCTAIREVSLLKNLKHANIVTLHDLIHTERSLTLVFEYLDSDLKQYLDQCGSLMSMHNVKIFMFQLLRGLAYCHRRKILHRDLKPQNLLISERGELKLADFGLARAKSVPTKTYSNEVVTLWYRPPDVLLGSTEYSTPIDMWGVGCIHYEMATGRPLFPGSTVKEELHLIFRLLGTPTEETWPGVMALSEFRAYNFPRYLPQPLISHAPRLDTDGIHLLTSLLLYESKSRMAAEAALSHPYFRSLGERVHQLEDTASIFSLKEIQLQKDPGYRGLAFQQPGRGKSRRQSIF; this is encoded by the exons ATGAACAAGATGAAGAACTTTAAGCGCCGCCTCTCGCTGTCAGTGCCACGCACCGAGACCATCGAGGAGTCCTTGGCCGAGTTCACAGAGCAGTTCAACCAGCTGCACAACCGGCGCTCGGAGG ACCTGCAGCTCGGGCCTCTCGGCAGAGACCCCCAGCCAGAGTCCAGCACCTTCTCCCCGACAGACAGTGGGGAGGACCCCGGGCAGCTGTCCCCCGGCCTGCAGTACCGGCGGCAGAGCCAGCGCCGCTTCTCCATGGAG GACACCAGCAAGAGGCTGTCTCTGCCCATGGACATCCGCCTGCCCCAGGAATTCCTGCAGAAGCTACAGCTGGAGAGTCCAGACCTGCCCAAACCGCTCAGCCGCATGTCCCGCCGAGCATCCCTG TCAGATATCGGCTTTGGGAAACTGGAAACATACGTGAAACTGGACAAACTGGGGGAG GGTACCTATGCCACAGTCTTCAAAGGGCGCAGCAAGCTGACGGAGAACCTCGTGGCCCTGAAGGAGATCCGGCTGGAGCATGAGGAGGGGGCGCCCTGCACTGCCATCCGAGAGG TGTCTCTCCTGAAGAATCTAAAGCACGCCAATATTGTGACCCTGCATGACCTCATCCATACGGAGCGGTCTCTCACCCTGGTGTTTGAATACCTG GACAGTGACCTGAAGCAGTATCTGGACCAGTGTGGCAGCCTCATGAGCATGCACAACGTCAAG atttTCATGTTCCAGCTGCTCCGGGGCCTTGCCTACTGCCACCGCCGCAAGATCCTGCACCGGGACCTGAAGCCGCAGAACCTGCTTATCAGCGAGAGAGGGGAACTGAAGCTGGCTGACTTCG GCCTGGCCCGGGCCAAGTCGGTGCCCACGAAGACGTACTCCAACGAGGTGGTGACCCTGTGGTACAGGCCCCCTGATGTGCTGCTGGGGTCCACGGAGTACTCCACCCCCATCGACATGTG GGGCGTGGGCTGCATCCACTACGAGATGGCCACGGGGAGGCCCCTCTTCCCCGGCTCCACGGTCAAGGAGGAGCTGCACCTCATCTTCCGACTCCTCG GGACCCCTACGGAAGAGACATGGCCCGGTGTGATGGCCCTGTCGGAGTTCAGAGCCTACAATTTCCCCCGGTACCTCCCCCAGCCGCTCATCAGCCACGCTCCCAG GTTGGACACTGATGGCATCCACCTCCTGACCAGCCTCCTCCTG TACGAATCCAAGAGTCGCATGGCAGCAGAGGCAGCCCTGAGCCACCCCTACTTCCGGTCTCTGGGAGAGCGCGTGCACCAGCTTGAAGACA CGGCATCCATCTTCTCCCTGAAGGAGATCCAGCTCCAGAAGGACCCAGGTTACCGGGGCCTGGCCTTCCAGCAGCCAG GCCGAGGGAAGAGCCGGCGACAGAGCATCTTCTGA